The window CAAACCGCCCGCCAGCCGTCGTGGTAGATCGACCGGTGGCCGAACATCTCGAAGTATTGGGTGATGTGGGCGCTCGGCGCGTTCGCGTCGTCGAAGCTGGACGCCAGGCTGAAACCCTCAATGGGCGACTGGGTGACGCCGCGGATGCTCGTTGGGGCTTCGATGCCCAGCGCATCGAGCACCGTGGGAACCATGTCGATGGCGTGGGCATACTGTGTGCGCACCTCGCCGCGGGCCTTGATGCCCTTGGGCCAGGAGAGGATGAACGGGTCGCTGACGCCGCCGCGATAGGTCTCGCGCTTCCAACGGCGGAAGGGTGTGTTGCCGGCGTAGGTCCAGCCCCACGGATAGTGGTTGAAGTACTTCGGGCCGCCGATGTCGTCGATGGCCGCCAGGTTTTGCTCCAGGCTGTCGGGTACATTGTTGAAGAACTTGTTCTCGTTGACCGAACCCGACGGGCCGCCCTCGGAGCTGGCCCCGTTGTCGGAGATGACCATAATCAACGTGTTCTCATACTCACCCATCTCTTTCAGGAAGGCGATCAGTTCGCCGATGTAGTGGTCGGTGTGCTCCAGGAACCCGGCGAAGACTTCCATCATACGGGCATAGAGGCGGCGCTCGTCGGCCGAGAGGGCGTCCCACTCCTGCACGTCCGGGTCGTGGCGCGACAGCACGGTGTCGGCCGGGATGATGCCCAATTCCTTCTGGCGGGCGAAGACCTTTTGGCGATAGGCATCCCAGCCGTCGTCGAATTGCCCCTTGTATTTGTCGGCCCACTCCTGCGGCACGTGGTGTGGCGCGTGCATGGCGCCGGTGCAGAAGTACATGAAGAAAGGCTTGTTGGGGGCCACCTGCTTGGCGTCGGCGATCATGCCCTTGGCCTTTTCCACCAGGTCAACCGTCAGGTGATAGCCTTCCTCGGGTGTCTTCTCCGGCTCTGTCTGGCTGTTGTCGCGCACCAGTTCGGGGTAATACTGGTGGGTATCGCCCAGCATGAAGCCGTAGTAGCGCTCGAAGCCGCGGCCCAGCGGCCAGCGGTCATAGGGGCCGGCGGCGCTGGTCGCCTCAGCCGGGGTCAGATGCCACTTGCCGACGGCATAGGTGTTGTAGCCCTGCGCCAGCAGGATCTCCGACAGGAAACCATTCTCGAACGGGATATAGCCGTTGGAGCCGGGAAAGCCCATTGAGCCTTCGGTGATGCAGGCCAGGCCATTGGAGTGGTGGTTGCGACCGGTCAACATGCACGACCGCGACGGCGAACAGAGGGCCGTGGTGTGCATGTTGTTATAGACCAGGCCATCGCCGGCCAGCGCGTCCAGATTGGGCGTGCGGATGGGGCTGCCGTAGCAGCCCAACTGGCCGAAGCCGGTATCGTCCAGGACGATGTAGAGCACGTTGGGCGCGCCTTCCCTGGCCCGGTTGGGCATGGGCCAGGCCGGGCTGGAGACATCGGCCGTGCGGCCGATGACGCCGGGGAACGCGGAACCGGGTTTGTATTCGTTGAGACTCATGCCGGATTCTCCTTGGTGTGACTGGATGTTGCTTATGGCCGATGATGCGCGCCATTCCAAGCGGAAACTTTGGCAGTATAGCGCCTAATCCTGTGAAAGCTAGGCGATCTATGGTTTACTATTGTTGCGCGATGTTGATCTTGAGTTCGACGCTACGAAATGAATTGATCGCCCACGCCACGGCGCTGCTGCCGGAAGAGGCGTGCGGGCTGCTGGCGGGGCGCGACGGCCAGGCGACGCGGTTCTATCCGGTCGAAAACATGCGCCACAGCCCGGTGGCCTACGACATGGAGCCGCGGGCGCTGGTGCAGGCCATCCTGGCTATCGAAGCCGAGGAATTGGAACTGCTGGCGATCTACCATTCCCACCCCAGCGGCCCGGCCTGGCCGTCGACCACGGACATCGCCCAGGCGTATTACCCCGAACAGGCGTATCTCATCCTGTCGCTACGTGATCCGGCGCGGCCGGAGCTGCGGGCGTTTATGCTAAACAACGGTCGCGCGAGAGAGATCGCTTTGGAATCATAAGAAAAACGCAAAGACGCCAAGGCGCAAAGGAGAAAAAGGTAGCGAGTAGCGAGTGGCAAGTAGCAAGTCGCTCCGAACACGCCACCCGCCACCCGCCACCCTTCGCGTCTTTGCGTTTTTCTTCCCGTCGTCAGTGGTCGGCCGTCCGTGGTCTTTCTGTGCAACCATTCGCCCATTGGCGTGTTCTATTAGTGTAATTCGATACCCAATCCACGGGGGCTGTTTTAACGATGCAATTTCTCTACTTCATCCTGGCCGCATTGATCGGCTACCTGTGTGGGGCCATCCCGTTCGGCTACCTCTACGTGCGGCTGATCAAGGGCGAAGATTTGCGCACCATCGGCAGCGGCCGCACCGGCGGCACCAACTCTTTCCGCGCCGCCGGGCTGGGCGTGGGCGTGCTCACGTCGGTCAGCGACGTGCTGAAGGGCGCGGCCTCGGTCTGGCTCACAACCTGGCTGCTGGGCGAGGCGCTGGGGCCGGCGCTGCTGCCCTGGGCGCAGGCCACGGCCGGCGTCCTGTCTGTCGTCGGCCACAATTGGTCGGTCTTCCTCAAGTTCGGCGGCGGCGCGGGCACGGGACCGAACGTCGGCTGGTCGGCGGCCATCTGGGGATGGATCTTCCCCCTGGCCTTCCTGGTCATGGGCGGCATGTTGTACTTCGTGGGCATGGCCTCGGTGGCCTCGCTCAGCATGGCCGCCGTGACCATCATCACCTTTGCCATCCGCTATGCCATGGGCATCGACCCCACCGCCGCCTATCTGGTGGGCAGCATCGTCGCCGGGCTGGTCGTCACCTGGGCGCTACGCCCCAACATCCGCCGCGTCCTCAACGGCACGGAGCGACTGGTGGGGCGGCGGGCCAAGAAGCGCGAGATGCAAGGTAAATCGGTCGGCCGGTAATCAGTCGATTAGACCGAAGAGTGATCCACGGCTCACTCCCCTGCCTTCGTCAGCCACTCATAATGCATCATCCCCAGCGCATCGACGCGCACGCCGTCGATGGTGGGCAGCGACACGGCGCGGCGCGACTCCTGGGTCAGCGGCAGCGTCGGCAACTCCTCGGCCCATAGCGTCTGGATGCGGCCGTATAGCTCCAGCCGCGGCCCCTCTTCCACCGTCGCCCGCGCCTCGGCCACCAACTCGGTCATCTGCTCGCTCTCGTAGTTGGAGCAAAACACGCGGTCGGTGTTGGTGACGAAGAAGTCGGTCCAACTGGAGGCGTCCAGGTAGGTCGTCGGCTGGCCGGGCGAGGGCCAACCCAACAGATAGGCCGGCAGGCCGCACTGCGAGATCTGCAAGCGCACCTCGTCCCAGCCCGCGCCGGCCAACTCCACCTGAAAGACGCCCGTCTCCTCCAGTTGGGCCTTGATCGCCTGGGCGTAGGCTTCTTCGCTGGCGCTATAGCGGCCGTCGTTGACAAACCACAGGGTGAAGATCAGCTTCTCCTGCTCGGTATAGCCCTCGGCGCGCAGCAGGGCGCGGGCCTGCTCCAGATCGCGGGCGGGCATGGTGGTCGTGTGGCCGGGGATGGTGTCGGGCACAGGGCTGTAGAGCGGCAACCGCGCCTGACCGAAGATGGCCGCCAATGCCTCGCGGTCGACGGCCAGCGCCGCCGCCTGGCGCACGCGCTCCTTGTCCCACGGCTCGGCCGATTGCTCAAAGATGATGTAGCTCTTGAAGGTGTGCGGCCCCTGCCAGCCCACGTAATCGGGTTGGCCGTCGCCGTCGCCGTCCTGGGCGGTCAGTTCCATGAAATCGGCAAACGGCAGCCCCGTCCAGGCCAGATCGACCGAGCGGAACTCGGTCAATGAGCGGCGCATGGCCGGCGCGTCGCCGAAGAACTTGACGGTGATGTTCTCGAAGGCCGGCTTCGGCTCGCCCGGCCAGTCGGGATTAGCCCGCAGGCGCATCCGGTCGTTCAAGGCCCAATTGACGATGGTATAGGGGCCGATGCCGCCGCAGGTGCTGCCGGGGTCGCCGGCGTCGGAGTAGCAGTCGCGGCTGATGGGGAAGAACGGCGGCGCGGCCAGAATAACCGGGAAGTAGCCGGTCGGCTCCTTCAAAATGATCTTGACCGTCGCCGGGTCGAGCACCTGCACCGCGTCCTCGTCGGCAAAGTTATCGGCGTTGCTGTCCTTCAGATAGGTATTGACCAGGAAATTGCCCAGCCCGGCGGCGCGGTTGAGCGACCACTTCACGTCGTCGGCGGTGAACTCCGAGCCGTTGGGAAAACGCAGGCCGGTTCGCAGCGGGATGGTGTACTCCAGCTTGTCTTCGGACACCGACGGCAGCGCGGCGG is drawn from Candidatus Promineifilum breve and contains these coding sequences:
- a CDS encoding glycerol-3-phosphate acyltransferase, translating into MQFLYFILAALIGYLCGAIPFGYLYVRLIKGEDLRTIGSGRTGGTNSFRAAGLGVGVLTSVSDVLKGAASVWLTTWLLGEALGPALLPWAQATAGVLSVVGHNWSVFLKFGGGAGTGPNVGWSAAIWGWIFPLAFLVMGGMLYFVGMASVASLSMAAVTIITFAIRYAMGIDPTAAYLVGSIVAGLVVTWALRPNIRRVLNGTERLVGRRAKKREMQGKSVGR
- a CDS encoding ABC transporter substrate-binding protein, which translates into the protein MAVLLLLLAACAGEEEPTTDALPEPTVAAAPTADLPIPPDSDLLVIATDAPLPPFADFDAFGNVVGFNNAVVERIASRAGIEYEFVVTPSDGVLESIASGSARDFDAVMSALLIPDTPPPGIAFTDPYLEVGQVPLVLVDEREIGSAADIRPGMTVGVLADSAGQDAAEALGIAESDLFAAYDKPSQLVQALIDEVVDVVLLDSYIADYFVASFPEQMRIAGGEGATAWIDRRAYGIAVAADDTELLNTLNDALAGLREEGVLNELTVTWLTAESDPAAAVDPGESRVGTPATELFIGVVGQFSDMDPASLTIDFISWEIKTNTMSGLYRFNPDNELEPLLAAALPSVSEDKLEYTIPLRTGLRFPNGSEFTADDVKWSLNRAAGLGNFLVNTYLKDSNADNFADEDAVQVLDPATVKIILKEPTGYFPVILAAPPFFPISRDCYSDAGDPGSTCGGIGPYTIVNWALNDRMRLRANPDWPGEPKPAFENITVKFFGDAPAMRRSLTEFRSVDLAWTGLPFADFMELTAQDGDGDGQPDYVGWQGPHTFKSYIIFEQSAEPWDKERVRQAAALAVDREALAAIFGQARLPLYSPVPDTIPGHTTTMPARDLEQARALLRAEGYTEQEKLIFTLWFVNDGRYSASEEAYAQAIKAQLEETGVFQVELAGAGWDEVRLQISQCGLPAYLLGWPSPGQPTTYLDASSWTDFFVTNTDRVFCSNYESEQMTELVAEARATVEEGPRLELYGRIQTLWAEELPTLPLTQESRRAVSLPTIDGVRVDALGMMHYEWLTKAGE
- a CDS encoding Mov34/MPN/PAD-1 family protein, yielding MSSTLRNELIAHATALLPEEACGLLAGRDGQATRFYPVENMRHSPVAYDMEPRALVQAILAIEAEELELLAIYHSHPSGPAWPSTTDIAQAYYPEQAYLILSLRDPARPELRAFMLNNGRAREIALES
- a CDS encoding arylsulfatase, which gives rise to MSLNEYKPGSAFPGVIGRTADVSSPAWPMPNRAREGAPNVLYIVLDDTGFGQLGCYGSPIRTPNLDALAGDGLVYNNMHTTALCSPSRSCMLTGRNHHSNGLACITEGSMGFPGSNGYIPFENGFLSEILLAQGYNTYAVGKWHLTPAEATSAAGPYDRWPLGRGFERYYGFMLGDTHQYYPELVRDNSQTEPEKTPEEGYHLTVDLVEKAKGMIADAKQVAPNKPFFMYFCTGAMHAPHHVPQEWADKYKGQFDDGWDAYRQKVFARQKELGIIPADTVLSRHDPDVQEWDALSADERRLYARMMEVFAGFLEHTDHYIGELIAFLKEMGEYENTLIMVISDNGASSEGGPSGSVNENKFFNNVPDSLEQNLAAIDDIGGPKYFNHYPWGWTYAGNTPFRRWKRETYRGGVSDPFILSWPKGIKARGEVRTQYAHAIDMVPTVLDALGIEAPTSIRGVTQSPIEGFSLASSFDDANAPSAHITQYFEMFGHRSIYHDGWRAVCPWPGTSFVESGIGFGAPISYDKLTELDARGWELYNINEDFAETNNLAETERDRLIAMIGMWYVEAGKYNVLPIDSRGTQRFAVERPQIAADRQRYEYFAGTQMVPSNAAPRLLNVHHSVSVDAVTPSGNTEGVLFAYGGNDGGISFYVKDGKLIYGHNYVADSHFRVEASQPLPAGRHIFSFEFEPTGKPDFSKGKGTPGKITLLVDGKPIGEGNLPVTIPLVMGLGGGVTIGADTGSPTMPDYEPPFRFNGTINKVWVDVSGDRVEDYEERMRIYLARQ